Proteins encoded within one genomic window of Mycolicibacterium aubagnense:
- a CDS encoding NUDIX hydrolase → MSEGERAKPRRRRGRRRGRRSAGPPSDSAQHADSDSAAASRNNGTAQPVPTATASTPSAPAPRKSNNDRLRTVHETSAGGLVIDGLDGPKDTQKAALIGRIDRRGRMLWSLPKGHIELGETAEQTAIREVAEETGLQGSVLAALGSIDYWFVTEGRRVHKTVHHYLMRFQGGELSDDDVEVTEVAWVPLRELPSRLAYADERKLAEVAGELIDKLHTDGPGALPPLPRTAPRRRPQTHSRTRNHRNDDSAHTQPGRRANGCGPGS, encoded by the coding sequence GTGTCGGAAGGCGAGCGTGCCAAACCACGACGGCGCCGCGGGCGACGTCGCGGTCGACGCTCGGCCGGTCCGCCCAGTGACAGCGCCCAGCACGCCGACTCAGATTCGGCAGCTGCCAGCCGTAACAACGGGACCGCCCAGCCTGTTCCCACCGCGACTGCCTCCACACCGTCGGCTCCTGCGCCGCGCAAGTCGAACAACGACCGCCTGCGCACCGTGCACGAGACCTCAGCCGGCGGACTGGTGATCGACGGGCTCGACGGCCCCAAGGACACCCAGAAGGCCGCACTCATCGGCCGCATCGACCGCCGCGGCCGGATGCTGTGGTCACTGCCCAAGGGACACATCGAACTCGGCGAGACGGCCGAACAGACCGCCATCCGTGAGGTCGCCGAGGAGACCGGACTGCAGGGCAGCGTGCTGGCCGCGCTCGGCAGCATCGACTACTGGTTCGTGACCGAAGGCCGGCGCGTCCACAAGACAGTGCACCATTACCTGATGCGATTCCAGGGCGGCGAACTCTCCGACGACGACGTCGAGGTCACCGAAGTGGCATGGGTGCCGCTGCGGGAACTGCCGTCCCGCCTGGCCTACGCCGACGAGCGCAAGCTTGCCGAGGTGGCCGGCGAACTGATCGACAAACTGCACACCGATGGACCGGGCGCCCTGCCGCCGCTGCCGCGCACCGCGCCGCGCCGCCGCCCACAGACCCATTCCCGCACGCGGAACCATCGCAACGACGACTCCGCCCATACCCAACCCGGCCGCCGCGCGAACGGCTGCGGACCCGGGTCGTGA
- a CDS encoding pullulanase yields the protein MDYCLSDGDGSASWWPGEPAVDADGDGTLDGVRLDVDGDGLFDDALADFDGDGRADHAVIDVDDRGARRTLADDGSGTWAVGSGLRWFGLDGTEQSGGALVDFDGDGVADDRLIDTDGDGLADRVLAGPVAYADTDGDGRWDVQLTDTDGDGAADAAGGVR from the coding sequence ATGGACTATTGCCTGAGTGATGGGGACGGGTCGGCGTCGTGGTGGCCGGGGGAGCCGGCGGTGGACGCCGACGGCGACGGCACGCTCGACGGCGTGCGGCTCGATGTGGACGGCGACGGATTGTTCGACGACGCCCTGGCCGACTTCGACGGCGACGGCCGGGCCGACCACGCCGTCATCGACGTGGACGACCGCGGGGCTCGGCGCACCCTCGCCGACGACGGATCAGGTACCTGGGCGGTGGGCTCGGGGCTGCGGTGGTTCGGCTTGGACGGCACCGAGCAGAGCGGGGGAGCGCTCGTCGATTTCGACGGTGACGGCGTGGCTGACGACCGGCTGATCGATACCGACGGCGACGGGCTCGCTGACCGGGTGCTGGCCGGGCCGGTCGCCTATGCGGACACCGACGGCGACGGGCGGTGGGACGTGCAGCTGACAGACACCGACGGCGATGGCGCCGCTGACGCTGCGGGCGGGGTGCGGTAG
- a CDS encoding TIGR03084 family metal-binding protein — translation MAPNAAAGVIADLRAESDDLDRLVADLPPSEWAAATPAAGWTIAHQIAHLWWTDQVSVLAVTDEDAFAATLAEAWKNPLGFVDVAAEELAQTPPAEMLAQWRATRATLHDALEGVADGRKLPWFGPPMSAASMASARLMETWAHGADVADALGVRREPTARLRSIAHIGVRTRDFAFTLHELTPPTDVFHVELHAPDGSLWTWGPGDAVQRVTGSAEDFCLLVTQRRPLRELDVQAVGEDAQKWLTIAQAFAGPPGAGRD, via the coding sequence ATGGCCCCCAATGCTGCTGCCGGAGTGATCGCCGACCTGCGTGCCGAGAGTGACGACCTGGACCGACTGGTCGCCGATCTGCCGCCCTCCGAGTGGGCCGCAGCGACCCCGGCCGCAGGTTGGACCATCGCCCATCAGATCGCGCATCTGTGGTGGACCGACCAGGTGTCCGTGCTGGCGGTGACCGACGAGGACGCCTTTGCCGCGACTCTCGCCGAAGCGTGGAAGAACCCGCTCGGGTTCGTCGACGTAGCGGCCGAAGAGCTTGCGCAGACCCCGCCGGCGGAGATGTTGGCGCAGTGGCGCGCCACTCGCGCCACCTTGCACGACGCACTCGAAGGGGTCGCCGACGGCCGCAAGCTGCCGTGGTTCGGCCCGCCCATGAGCGCTGCGTCCATGGCCAGCGCGCGGCTGATGGAGACCTGGGCGCACGGCGCCGACGTCGCCGACGCCCTCGGGGTCCGGCGCGAGCCGACGGCCCGGCTGCGGTCCATTGCGCACATCGGGGTGCGGACAAGGGATTTCGCGTTCACGCTCCACGAGCTGACCCCGCCGACCGACGTGTTTCACGTGGAACTTCACGCGCCCGACGGCTCCCTCTGGACGTGGGGTCCGGGCGATGCCGTGCAGCGGGTCACCGGCTCGGCCGAGGACTTCTGCCTGCTGGTGACCCAGCGGCGGCCGTTGCGCGAGCTGGACGTGCAGGCCGTCGGCGAGGACGCCCAGAAGTGGCTGACCATCGCCCAGGCGTTCGCCGGGCCGCCGGGAGCGGGCCGGGACTGA
- a CDS encoding MFS transporter: MTDRRPHHVVLHAVQALPDFRRLLELRAVSQFGDGLFQAGLVGALLFNPDRAATPWAIAGSFAALFLPYSLLGPFVGALLDRWDRRQVLIGANLARLVVMICVGALLATAASDKPILLGALIVNGFTRFVSSGLSAALPHVVPTEQVVSMNSVATAVGAVSAFVGANVMLLPRWLMGAGDTSAAVVIWLAALPVALALWLSVRFHRHLLGPDDSARAVHGSVTYAVITGWVDGLRSVANVPTVTATLTGLAAHRMVFGINTLMVLVIVRHGGGEHVAGFAVTVVFVAAAGLGSFLANLVMPAAVRRWGRYATANGALAIAAVVQLAGAGLQIPVLIACSLVLGTAGQVVKLCADSAMQLDVDDALRGHVFAVQDSMFWLAFIIAIAAAAAVIPADGKSSALMAAGAVVYLVGLILHATLGKRGRTVGTV; the protein is encoded by the coding sequence GTGACCGACCGCCGCCCCCACCACGTTGTCCTGCATGCGGTACAGGCCCTACCGGACTTCCGCCGGCTGCTGGAACTGCGCGCGGTCAGCCAGTTCGGCGACGGACTTTTCCAGGCCGGGCTGGTGGGCGCGCTGCTGTTCAACCCGGACCGGGCGGCGACCCCGTGGGCCATCGCGGGCTCCTTCGCCGCGTTGTTCCTGCCGTACTCGTTGTTGGGTCCGTTCGTCGGCGCGCTGCTCGACCGGTGGGACCGCCGGCAGGTGCTCATCGGCGCCAACCTCGCGCGGCTGGTGGTGATGATCTGCGTCGGCGCGTTACTGGCCACGGCGGCGTCCGACAAGCCGATCCTGTTAGGCGCGTTGATCGTCAACGGCTTCACCCGCTTCGTCTCCTCGGGCCTGTCGGCCGCGTTGCCGCACGTCGTGCCGACCGAACAGGTCGTGTCGATGAACTCGGTCGCCACCGCTGTCGGCGCCGTCTCGGCGTTCGTCGGCGCCAACGTGATGCTGCTGCCGCGCTGGCTGATGGGCGCCGGCGACACGAGCGCGGCGGTGGTGATCTGGCTGGCGGCGCTGCCCGTCGCGCTGGCGCTGTGGCTGTCGGTGCGTTTTCACCGCCACCTACTGGGACCTGACGACAGCGCCCGCGCCGTGCACGGTTCGGTGACCTACGCGGTGATCACCGGCTGGGTCGACGGCCTGCGATCGGTGGCGAACGTACCGACGGTGACGGCCACCCTGACCGGTCTGGCAGCCCACCGCATGGTGTTCGGGATCAACACACTCATGGTGCTGGTGATCGTCCGGCACGGCGGCGGCGAACACGTCGCGGGGTTCGCGGTGACCGTCGTGTTCGTTGCCGCCGCGGGCCTCGGGTCGTTTCTCGCCAACCTCGTCATGCCGGCCGCGGTGCGGCGCTGGGGCCGCTACGCGACGGCCAACGGCGCCCTCGCCATCGCGGCCGTGGTCCAGCTGGCCGGCGCCGGCCTCCAGATCCCGGTGCTGATCGCCTGCAGCCTGGTCCTCGGCACGGCGGGGCAGGTGGTCAAGTTGTGCGCGGACTCAGCCATGCAGCTCGACGTCGACGACGCCCTGCGTGGCCACGTGTTCGCGGTGCAGGACTCGATGTTCTGGCTGGCGTTCATCATCGCGATCGCGGCCGCGGCGGCGGTGATTCCGGCCGACGGCAAGTCGTCAGCGCTCATGGCGGCCGGCGCCGTCGTCTACCTCGTGGGCCTGATCCTGCACGCGACGCTGGGCAAGCGCGGCAGAACCGTCGGTACCGTCTAG
- a CDS encoding helix-turn-helix domain-containing protein translates to MNEEDLAAPLVPPATAAALYRKLPTATADIIDAVSIELPIFADALHGKLAGVAESAISTMLSGFLGTACGAGADRPHVDLAAVQRAAFDLGRYEAHIGRSIEALNAAFRVGARIAWRHWSTIAQAHDMNTADIVRFAELHFDYLDDLADACVSGHADELATAGQRRQRRRERLAEQLLLGAVIEEITETARLARWQPPDAMLAIVLPRADSHRVTPLLDDRTLRSNGDLRPGPQAASLTTLLTPVTTAAPRAALLGRLAGVHAAVGPEQPWLDVRYSAALATRAWQCCTSDSWPIDAEKLLGALVIHADPPTRERQRAAALAAFDHLRADTRARYEETLRAWLLHQGRREAVARDLHLHTQTVRYRMDRIREILGDELNDPERVLDLVIALA, encoded by the coding sequence GTGAATGAGGAGGATCTGGCGGCACCGCTGGTACCGCCGGCCACTGCCGCCGCGCTCTATCGGAAACTGCCGACGGCCACCGCCGACATCATCGACGCGGTCTCGATCGAGCTGCCGATCTTCGCCGACGCACTGCATGGCAAGCTCGCCGGCGTCGCGGAATCAGCGATCAGCACCATGCTGTCCGGCTTCCTCGGCACCGCCTGCGGAGCCGGCGCCGACCGGCCCCACGTCGACCTCGCTGCGGTGCAGCGGGCCGCATTCGACCTGGGCCGCTACGAAGCGCACATCGGGCGGTCCATCGAGGCCCTCAACGCGGCGTTCCGGGTGGGAGCGCGCATCGCATGGCGGCACTGGAGCACCATCGCCCAGGCGCACGACATGAACACGGCCGACATCGTGCGCTTCGCCGAACTGCATTTCGACTATCTCGACGACCTCGCCGACGCGTGCGTCAGCGGCCACGCCGACGAACTGGCCACTGCCGGGCAGCGTCGTCAACGCCGGCGCGAGAGGCTCGCCGAACAGCTCCTGCTCGGCGCTGTCATCGAAGAGATCACCGAAACCGCCCGGCTCGCCCGCTGGCAGCCGCCCGATGCCATGCTCGCGATCGTCCTGCCCCGCGCCGACTCCCACCGGGTCACTCCCCTGCTCGACGACCGAACGCTGCGATCCAACGGCGACCTCCGGCCCGGGCCGCAGGCAGCAAGCCTCACCACGTTGTTGACTCCCGTCACCACTGCCGCGCCACGGGCGGCTCTGCTCGGTCGCCTCGCCGGGGTACACGCGGCAGTCGGCCCGGAGCAACCCTGGCTCGACGTCAGGTACTCGGCCGCCCTCGCCACCCGCGCATGGCAGTGTTGTACGTCGGACTCATGGCCGATCGACGCCGAGAAGTTGTTGGGGGCGTTGGTGATTCACGCCGATCCACCGACCCGGGAACGGCAGCGGGCAGCCGCCCTTGCCGCCTTCGACCACCTGCGCGCCGACACCCGGGCCCGGTACGAGGAGACGCTGCGCGCCTGGCTGCTGCACCAGGGCCGCCGCGAGGCGGTGGCCCGCGATCTTCATCTGCACACCCAGACCGTGCGCTACCGCATGGACCGCATCCGCGAAATCCTCGGCGACGAGCTCAACGACCCCGAGCGCGTCCTCGATCTGGTGATCGCCCTCGCCTGA
- a CDS encoding CCA tRNA nucleotidyltransferase has product MLTAAAVALNKHADLLVDLGRVFAAAGHELYLVGGSVRDALLGRPLNDLDFTTDARPAQSQKLLRGWGEALWDTGIEFGTIGVAKYGQRIEITTFRADTYDQVSRNPEVVFGDRLEDDLARRDFTVNAMAVRINPDLPGGIGEFHDPLGGLAGLAGRVLDTPSAPQVSFGDDPLRMLRAARFVSQLGFAVAPRVLEALIEMAPQLGRITAERVSAELDKLMLGADPVAGVDLMVQTGLGDVVLPEVGAMRMAIDEHHQHKDVYHHSLTVLRQAMDLEEPESGPDLVLRWAALLHDIGKPDTRRHEPDGGVSFHHHEVVGAKMTRKRMRALKYSKQMVDDVSQLVYLHLRFHGYADDKGTGMWTDSAVRRYVTDAGPLLSRLHKLVRADCTTRNRRRAARLQANYDGLEQRITELAAREDLARVRPDLDGNEIMTLLGIPAGPQVGEAWRFLKELRLDRGPLTHDEAVAELQKWWNARG; this is encoded by the coding sequence TTGCTGACCGCTGCCGCGGTCGCGCTGAACAAGCATGCGGATTTGCTCGTAGACCTGGGCCGGGTGTTCGCCGCGGCGGGTCATGAGCTGTATCTGGTGGGCGGCAGTGTGCGCGACGCGCTGCTGGGCCGCCCGCTGAACGACCTGGATTTCACCACCGACGCCCGTCCGGCGCAGTCGCAGAAGCTGCTGCGCGGCTGGGGAGAAGCGTTGTGGGACACCGGGATCGAGTTCGGCACCATCGGAGTCGCCAAGTACGGGCAACGCATCGAGATCACCACCTTCCGGGCCGACACCTATGACCAGGTGTCCCGGAACCCTGAGGTGGTGTTCGGGGATCGGCTCGAGGACGACCTGGCGCGCCGGGACTTCACCGTCAACGCGATGGCGGTCCGCATCAATCCGGACCTGCCCGGCGGCATCGGCGAATTCCACGATCCGCTGGGCGGACTGGCGGGCTTGGCGGGCCGGGTGCTCGACACCCCGTCGGCGCCGCAGGTGTCGTTCGGCGACGACCCGCTGCGCATGTTGCGGGCCGCCCGGTTCGTCTCGCAGCTCGGTTTCGCGGTCGCGCCGCGCGTGCTCGAGGCGCTGATCGAGATGGCGCCGCAGCTGGGCCGGATCACCGCCGAGCGGGTGTCCGCAGAGCTGGACAAGCTGATGTTGGGCGCCGACCCGGTGGCCGGAGTGGACCTCATGGTGCAGACCGGGCTGGGTGACGTGGTGCTGCCCGAGGTCGGTGCCATGCGGATGGCCATCGATGAGCACCACCAGCACAAGGACGTCTACCACCATTCGTTGACGGTGTTGCGGCAGGCCATGGATCTGGAGGAGCCCGAGAGCGGGCCCGATCTGGTGCTGCGGTGGGCAGCGTTGTTGCACGACATCGGCAAGCCGGACACGCGCCGCCACGAGCCGGATGGCGGTGTCAGCTTCCACCACCACGAGGTGGTGGGCGCCAAGATGACGCGCAAACGCATGCGCGCGCTGAAGTACTCCAAGCAGATGGTCGACGATGTCTCGCAGCTGGTGTATCTGCATCTGCGGTTCCACGGCTACGCCGATGACAAGGGCACCGGCATGTGGACCGACTCGGCGGTGCGCCGGTACGTCACCGATGCCGGGCCGCTGCTGAGCCGGCTGCACAAGCTGGTGCGTGCCGACTGCACCACCCGCAACCGGCGTCGCGCGGCGCGGCTGCAGGCCAATTACGACGGTCTCGAGCAGCGCATCACGGAACTGGCCGCGCGGGAGGATCTCGCGCGGGTGCGCCCGGACCTGGACGGCAACGAGATCATGACGTTGCTCGGCATCCCGGCGGGCCCGCAGGTCGGCGAGGCGTGGCGGTTCCTCAAGGAGCTCCGGCTGGACCGCGGGCCACTGACCCACGACGAGGCCGTCGCCGAATTGCAGAAATGGTGGAACGCCAGGGGCTGA
- a CDS encoding acyl-CoA dehydrogenase family protein — MFCVQPSDEVIEVRDWVHKFAADVIRPAAAEWDEREETPWPVIQEAAKVGLYSPELFATQAAEPSGLGMLTVFEELFWGDAGIALSIMGTGLAAAALAGNGTPEQVGQWLPLMFGTAAEPKVAAFCSSEPDAGSDVGAIRTRARFDEATREWVLNGTKTWATNGGIANVHIVVASVYPELGSRGQASFVIPPGTPGLSQGQKFKKHGIRASHTAEIVLDNVRLSEDLILGGREKFEARVARVRSGASAGGQAAMKTFERTRPTVGAMAVGVARAAYEYALDYACQREQFGRKIGEFQAIAFKLADMKTRVDAARLLVWRAGWMARNNVPFENAEGSMAKLVASETAVYVTDEAIQILGGNGYTRDYPVERMHRDAKIFTIFEGTSEIQRLVISRAVTGLPIR; from the coding sequence ATGTTCTGTGTCCAGCCCAGCGATGAGGTGATCGAGGTCCGCGACTGGGTACACAAGTTCGCGGCCGACGTCATCCGCCCGGCCGCAGCCGAATGGGATGAGCGCGAGGAGACCCCGTGGCCCGTCATCCAGGAGGCGGCCAAAGTCGGGCTGTACTCACCGGAGCTGTTTGCCACCCAGGCCGCCGAACCCAGCGGCCTCGGCATGCTCACGGTGTTCGAGGAGCTGTTCTGGGGTGACGCCGGCATCGCGCTGTCCATCATGGGCACCGGTTTGGCAGCAGCGGCGTTGGCGGGCAACGGAACTCCCGAACAGGTGGGTCAATGGCTGCCCCTGATGTTCGGTACGGCCGCCGAGCCGAAGGTCGCGGCGTTCTGTTCGTCCGAGCCCGACGCCGGCTCGGACGTCGGTGCCATCAGGACCCGCGCCCGCTTCGACGAGGCCACGCGGGAATGGGTGCTGAACGGCACGAAGACGTGGGCCACCAACGGCGGCATCGCCAATGTGCACATCGTGGTCGCGTCGGTCTACCCCGAACTCGGCTCGCGTGGGCAGGCGTCGTTCGTCATCCCGCCCGGCACCCCCGGTTTGTCCCAGGGCCAGAAGTTCAAGAAGCACGGCATCCGGGCGTCGCACACCGCGGAGATCGTCCTTGACAACGTCCGCCTGTCCGAGGACCTGATCCTGGGCGGCCGCGAGAAGTTCGAGGCGCGGGTGGCCCGGGTGAGGTCCGGGGCGTCGGCGGGCGGCCAGGCGGCGATGAAGACGTTCGAGCGGACCCGGCCGACGGTCGGCGCCATGGCTGTCGGGGTGGCGCGCGCCGCGTATGAGTACGCCCTCGACTACGCCTGTCAGCGTGAGCAGTTCGGCCGCAAGATCGGGGAGTTCCAGGCCATCGCGTTCAAGCTGGCCGACATGAAGACCCGCGTCGACGCGGCCCGGCTGCTGGTGTGGCGGGCCGGTTGGATGGCGCGCAACAATGTGCCGTTCGAGAACGCCGAAGGGTCGATGGCCAAATTGGTCGCCAGCGAGACCGCGGTGTACGTCACCGACGAGGCGATCCAGATCCTCGGGGGCAATGGCTACACCCGTGACTACCCGGTGGAGCGGATGCACCGTGACGCCAAGATCTTCACGATCTTCGAGGGCACCAGTGAGATTCAGCGCCTGGTCATCTCGCGGGCGGTGACGGGCCTGCCCATCCGGTGA